The following are encoded in a window of Impatiens glandulifera chromosome 5, dImpGla2.1, whole genome shotgun sequence genomic DNA:
- the LOC124940321 gene encoding probable plastid-lipid-associated protein 11, chloroplastic, protein MTTIQSLPFVSKFSSSFYPYGNKPHKRRIPASTRSSLTKQYLLDLISDQDRGLKTQNNPSKLSQIIEAVDSIAALGRGKVTTGSPLSGTWRLLWTTEKEQLFIIKNAHIFGTRAGDVLQVIDVENKKLNNVITFPPHGVFFVRSGIEIASSQRVNFRFTSAVLKGENWELPLPPFGQGWFENVYLDDDIRVAKDIRGDYLVVDRASYEWSE, encoded by the exons ATGACCACAATCCAGTCTCTTCCATTCGTCTCCAAATTCTCAAGCTCCTTCTACCCTTATGGCAACAAACCTCACAAACGGCGGATCCCTGCCTCAACCCGCTCCTCCCTCACCAAGCAATACCTTCTGGATCTGATATCCGATCAAGATCGAGGCCTAAAGACCCAAAATAACCCTTCAAAGCTCTCGCAAATCATCGAAGCCGTGGATTCAATCGCCGCTCTGGGCAGAGGTAAAGTCACAACAGGGTCTCCTCTCTCCGGGACATGGCGATTGCTTTGGACTACTGAGAAAGAGCAATTGTTCATCATTAAGAATGCACATATATTTGGGACTAGAGCTGGGGATGTTTTACAGGTAATTGATGTTGAGAATAAGAAATTGAACAACGTTATAACGTTTCCTCCACATGGAGTTTTCTTTGTGCGATCTGGCATCGAAATTGCGTCTTCTCAGAGAGTGAATTTCAG ATTTACTAGTGCTGTTCTAAAGGGAGAGAATTGGGAGCTTCCATTGCCACCTTTTGGACAGGGTTG GTTTGAGAATGTTTATTTGGATGATGATATTCGAGTTGCAAAGGACATTCGAGGGGATTATCTTGTTGTTGATCGCGCTTCTTATGAATGGTCGGAATGA